One region of Anser cygnoides isolate HZ-2024a breed goose chromosome 22, Taihu_goose_T2T_genome, whole genome shotgun sequence genomic DNA includes:
- the COA3 gene encoding cytochrome c oxidase assembly factor 3 homolog, mitochondrial — protein sequence MAAPGEAGGEAAVAQRIDPAREPGLSPEQRRFMAQVELAQRQRALQRRLRGRNVLLALGIGAVTAGIYGYTFYSVSQERFLDELELEAEAARARAAERERSAAT from the exons atggcggcgcccggGGAAgcgggcggggaggcggcggtggcgcAGCGCATCGACCCGGCGCGGGAGCCGGGGCTGAGCCCGGAGCAGCGCCGCTTCATGGCGCAGGTGGAGCTCGCCCAGCGCCAGCGAGCCCTGCAGAGGCGGCTCCGAGGCCGCAACGTGCTGCTGGCGCTGGGCATCGGCGCCGTGACGGCGGGGATCT ACGGCTACACCTTCTACTCGGTGTCGCAGGAGCGCTTCCTGGacgagctggagctggaggcgGAGGCGGCGCGGGCCCGGGCCGCGGAGCGGGAGCGGAGCGCGGCCACCTGa